A DNA window from Brassica napus cultivar Da-Ae chromosome A4, Da-Ae, whole genome shotgun sequence contains the following coding sequences:
- the LOC106446745 gene encoding 65-kDa microtubule-associated protein 5, producing MHAKREEEWFSEFNKRGNLFNLLTGDETTIERAAIARILVSKIPSMIVSLTGIVESWETERGTSFLYDKHLLLDLLNEEKQKL from the exons ATGCATGCTAAGAGGGAGGAAGAGTGGTTTTCAGAATTTAATAAG AGGGGAAATCTTTTCAACTTGTTAACTGGAGATGAGACAACCATTGAACGTGCTGCAATTGCTAGAATTCTAGTTAGCAAAATTCCAA GCATGATTGTCTCTCTCACCGGAATAGTGGAATCATGGGAAACTGAACGAGGAACTTCCTTTCTATATGATAAG CACCTGTTGTTAGATTTGCTGAATGAGGAGAAACAGAAACTGTGA